One Rattus rattus isolate New Zealand chromosome 12, Rrattus_CSIRO_v1, whole genome shotgun sequence genomic window carries:
- the LOC116913541 gene encoding LOW QUALITY PROTEIN: pyruvate kinase PKM-like (The sequence of the model RefSeq protein was modified relative to this genomic sequence to represent the inferred CDS: inserted 2 bases in 2 codons; substituted 1 base at 1 genomic stop codon), translating to MQKPHRKAGTAFIQTQQLHAAMADTFLEHMCCLDIDSAPITSRNTGIICTIGPASRYAEMLKEMIKSGMNVARLNFSHGTHEYHVETIKNIRAATESFASDPILYRPVAVALDTKESEIRTGLIKDSGTAEVKKGATPKITLDNAYMEKCGENFLWLDYKNICKVVEVGSKIYLDDGLISLQVKEKGADYLVTEVENGGSLGSKKGMNLPGAAVDLPAMSEKGIQDLKFGVEQDVDMVFVSFICKVADLHEVRKVLGEXGQNIKIISKIKNHEGVCRFDENLEASDGIMVARGDLGIEIPAVKVFLAQKMMIGRCNRAGKPVMCTTQMLESMIKKPCPTRPEGSDVANVVLDGADCIMLSGETAKGDYPLEAVRMQHLIAGEAEAAIYHLQLFEELXPPGAHYRDPTEAAAMGTVEAYFKCCSGAIIVLTKSGSSAHQVALYRPRAPIIAVTRNAQMARQVHLYSGIFPVLCKDAVQNADVDFRVNLAMNVDKARGFFKKGDVVIVLTRXRPAFGFTNTMRVVPVP from the exons ATGCAGAAGCCACACAGGAAAGCGGGGACTGCTTTCATTCAGACCCAGCAGCTCCATGCAGCCATGGCTGACACCTTCCTGGAACACATGTGCTGCCTGGACATTGACTCCGCACCCATCACGTCCCGCAACACTGGCATCATTTGTACCATTGGCCCTGCTTCTCGATATGCGGAGATGCTGAAGGAGATGATTAAGTCTGGGATGAATGTGGCTCGACTGAATTTCTCTCATGGAACCCATGAGTACCATGTAGAGACCATCAAGAATATCCGTGCAGCCACAGAAAGCTTTGCATCTGATCCCATTCTCTACCGTCCCGTTGCAGTGGCTCTGGACACAAAGGAATCTGAGATCCGAACTGGACTCATCAAGGACAGTGGCACTGCAGAGGTGAAGAAGGGAGCCACTCCGAAGATCACCCTGGACAACGCCTACATGGAGAAGTGTGGCGAGAACTTCCTGTGGCTGGACTATAAGAACATCTGCAAGGTGGTAGAGGTGGGCAGCAAGATCTACTTGGACGATGGGCTCATCTCCCTGCAGGTGAAGGAGAAAGGTGCTGACTACCTGGTGACAGAGGTGGAGAATGGTGGCTCCTTGGGCAGCAAGAAGGGCATGAATCTGCCCGGTGCTGCTGTGGACCTCCCTGCCatgtcagaaaagggcatccagGATCTGAAGTTTGGGGTGGAGCAGGATGTGGACATGGTGTTTGTATCTTTCATCTGCAAGGTAGCTGACTTGCATGAGGTTAGGAAGGTCCTGGGAG AGGGCCAGAACATCAAGATCATCAGTAAAATTAAGAACCATGAAGGTGTCTGCAGGTTTGATGAGAATTTGGAAGCCAGCGATGGGATCATGGTGGCTCGTGGTGACCTGGGCATTGAGATTCCTGCAGTGAAGGTCTTCCTGGCTCAGAAGATGATGATCGGACGATGCAACCGAGCTGGGAAGCCGGTCATGTGCACCACACAGATGCTGGAGAGCATGATCAAGAAGCCTTGCCCCACCCGTCCTGAAGGCAGTGATGTGGCCAATGTAGTCCTAGATGGAGCTGACTGCATCATGCTGTCTGGAGAAACAGCCAAAGGGGACTATCCTCTGGAGGCTGTTCGCATGCAGCACCTGATTGCcggagaggcagaggctgccatCTACCACTTGCAGTTATTCGAGGAAC CACCTCCTGGCGCCCATTACCGCGACCCCACAGAAGCTGCCGCCATGGGTACTGTGGAGGCCTATTTCAAGTGCTGCAGTGGGGCTATTATCGTGCTCACCAAGTCTGGCAGCAGTGCTCACCAAGTAGCCCTGTACCGCCCAAGGGCTCCTATCATTGCTGTGACACGCAATGCCCAGATGGCTCGCCAGGTTCATCTGTACAGTGGCATCTTCCCTGTGCTGTGTAAGGATGCCGTACAGAATGCTGATGTCGACTTTCGTGTAAACTTGGCCATGAATGTTGACAAGGCCCGAGGCTTCTTCAAGAAGGGAGATGTGGTCATTGTGCTGACCCGGTGACGCCCTGCCTTTGGCTTCACCAACACCATGCGTGTAGTACCTGTACCTTGA